DNA sequence from the Eschrichtius robustus isolate mEscRob2 chromosome Y unlocalized genomic scaffold, mEscRob2.pri SUPER_Y_unloc_1, whole genome shotgun sequence genome:
ccttattattttCTAGCAGATCCAATTCCATACATTAATTAAAACTCTTAACCATTAAAACTCCAATGTCTAGATAAAACCAAGAAGTAATCGGTAACCATGTGTCATATCAGCATTTCCTCACTGGCAAACTTATGAGTATATTCAATAACCACCTCTAGAAACATGTATCGTCTCACAGTGTAGTTTCTCTCCTCAATGTGGTATAAGACGTGTCCAATAACGTCAAGCATCTTTAGCTTTTCTCTAATAAGGCAAAAGTAGGTAAGCTGACTTGCTAGGCatttaatatttcagtattttattttggaaattatatgGATATTCACTGAATTCTCATCATTTAACTTAATGTAGAAAACCTCTAGATTCATGTTACCAGAAAGGTCCggagaaactatttttaagtaacaTACCATAACACAAAATTATTCTTAAAGAGTTTACCTAAAAGCTTTAAtcccatttatttccattttattacatatgaaaatatcaaaataccattttttgttgttgacaaattttgtaacagaCTAGATGAGGTTACTGACTTTTAGTTAACCTAAGtgcaataaaagtattatacatgGTGTTGATAACTCTAAAGACATTTAGAGTCtgtattaattaaaccaacaTATGAACTTCTCTGAGAGTTTAAGTCTCCAGAGGGGACAGGGATCCCAGGAGAGTGGGCCACGGAGGGAGGGACCAGATACATATAGAAACAAgaacgcagacacacacacacacacacacacacacacacacacacacaaaggccgagaggagacagacagacactcaGACGGAGCTCTTCACTCCATGGCTTTCCTGCACTTGAACAAAGGAATTCAAGTCTAGCGAAGAGCTGGGTTTGCCGGACACTTGCCTCTCATGCCACAGAGCTTCGGGCTCTCTGTCCCCTGGAAGAAAACTATCCAGCAACCTTGGCCACCGTGCATTTCCTTGTACAGTTTTTGAGAGCTCCCAGTGGTTAAAGATCCTGAGGGAAACCGCATTCTGATGTTCTGATTTCCGAGCGGGAACTCCTGGTTCCAATTGACACAGGCCAAATAGGTATCACAGGGCACCCGGGAATGCCAGACACAAGGCCGGAGGCCTCGCTGGAGGCGAGCTCCCTGTGGAACCTGGGCCGCTAGGTCTGGGGGTGGCAAAAGGGGTGTTTTGGGGGACCCGGCAATCCTGGAGGCTGGCCTGTTTCCACAAGGCGAGGGGCGAGGCAGCCGAGGGTGACGCCCACTGTCCTCGCCCTGATTGGTCGTGATGGGGACGAGCGGCCTGGGCGTGGCTTGCAGCTCCTTTCTGCCGCCTGGTCACGCGTGCCTGGTGGCCAAAGGTCCTGCGCATGCGTTTCAGGCCTCGTCACCGCAGAGGCTCCAGGGAACGATTCAGTCCGCAGCGAAGCGTGACTGCGGTCGCTGGTGCTGCGTTCTCTGCCGCCCGCGTGCCGAGCTTCCAACTGCCACACCGTCGCCGCTGCCCCAGCTCAGAGCCAGGTCCGCATGGGCAGTAAGGCGGGGCCCGGGGAAGGCGGCACTGCCCAGGGACCCTGGGTCATCCTAGGTGTGGGAGGGGGTCCTCAGGAAGCAGGGGCCCGCGGGTCCCCAGGTGTGGTGCGGGAGGTGGGTAGGGTGCCGGCACTAGCTGATGGGTGCGGCGAGGGGGCCGCCATCTTCAGCGGGGAGGTGGTGCCGCAAGGCGCGGCCCGGTTGTAGGGAGAGTTGGCGGGGATCATGCAGGTGTTTTGGCTGCCTGTGGAGGACATCATGGAAGAGATGGAGGtggtgatggaggaggaggagcaggaacaGCAGGAGGAGCAGATGCTGGTGGAAGAGCCGGAGCAGAAGCCCCAGGAGGAGGGTCAGGAAGAGCCAGGGCCGTCCCCGAAGAGCGCCCCGTCCCCGCTGGAGGCGCTGGAGGCCGTGCAGTTAGAGCTGGAGCCTCTGAATAGGGAATGCAGCCGAGCCTGCGCTCGTCTCAATCTCAGAACACTTGGGAGGCGGAAGACCTATCTAGAACACAGAAGCACCATCATCCagagcatccctggcttctgggTCAAAGTTGTATCCTTAATTTTGTAGTTGAGAGACCACGTGGTGGCTGGGCTACAGCAAGAGGTACCTAACATAGAGGGCCGTTTGGGTACCAAAATGTATCCATTGGATTTTGCATTGTGGGCACAGTCATGGAAATGTGATCCTGAAATTGTGGGGGCATGCTGATTTTCTGCATAGCAGGAAACAAGACTAGGGCTTTAGTTGCAGAGGTCCAAAAAGGTATTGTCATTAGTACCAGGGCCTCTTGAGACAAAAGGGTTGTCTTGTGCACAGGTTCTCCTTGGAATACCCATCAAGGGAAATGGGGGTGAGAGTGGGGAGTTATGAATGCTCATCCTAGTTAGAGCCAGGAGTGTTTGCTGTGCAGATATAAGCTTGTTCTGTCCAGATGGAGGTCAGGGCCTCCCTCTCAGAAACGGAGGCTCCCTGTTTTCGTGCACAGATATGCACACCCCGAGGGGCTCATTGTGCCTTCATGCAGTCTGTATTGAAGGAATAGGACTAGATACTAGTGGGGAGTTGAGATCAGACACTCCCAGGCTGCTCTCCAGGCTCGCTCTGTGCTCGTAGGCCTTTCACCTCCGGCATCTAGAGGCTCCTTGACGTAAAGCAGTTTGTGAACCACCCCCAGATGTCGGCCACGATGGGTGACCTAGATAAAGACATGCTTAGCTACATGACCAACTTGAAGGTCAGGCTggggaggctgaggctggggaggagaggggaaatgATTTATCCCGGAAAGCAGGAAAGAGCAGGTCTACAGGAGACAGATTtcaccctcctcctccacttTGTCCCATCAGGTGGAGAAACTCAGATATCCCAGTGATTGCTGCAAGATCGTGTTGTTTTTCCGGAACAACCGCTATTTCCAGAATGAAGTGGTTGTTAAGGAGTATCTCATTAACGTCACTGGCAAGAGACAGCTCCCTGGATTGTGGGGGAGGGCAGATGGGGTGAGGTGAACTTGAAACATGATTTAGGCCCTTCTCCCATGCTCCTTTTCCCACAGGATACATGGCAGCTCATTCCACTCGAATTCAGTGGCACCGGCATTTTAAAAGTGAGGCGTATAGCCGCAGGCACCACAGCAGCAGCCATGACTTCTTCAGGTGGTTCTGTGACCACAGCTTTGCAGGATCTAGCAGGATTGCTGAGGTGGGGTGCCTCTGGGCCTCCTCAGCAATGGCGATGTTGTTTGGCTGCtcggggggaggggtgtgggcctGGCCTGGGCTGGCCTGTCCCGACCGGGCCCCTTTCCCCTACCAGATCATCAGCGAGGACCTGTGGCCCAATCCCCTGCGCTACTACCCCAGGGAGGAAGGCACCACCGGGACAGGTAAGTGAGAGGAGGACAGGTAGGTGAGGGGCCCAGGGGCTGGGCGCTGAAACGAGTAAGCTGGGTCATTTATTTCACTCATGGagaagttgaggctcagaggCATACAGTGACACCAGGGCGTGAGGGCATCAGGGTGAGACAGCACATCTGGAAAACTGCAGTGCAGAACTGGTGCTGACTAGGGAAGCTTTAGGCAAGTGAAGCAGCATGAGAGTCAAAGTCACTGAGATTCAAAGGTGCACGTCTCTGAACTGTCATTCCATGGCCGTCAACCCCACCCTCAGGCCTCCTGTACCGCCCCCTTAAATTTGGGCTTGCCTCAggttccccccaccaccccctttcCACAGAGGTCTGTGAGTCCCCTTTGGGCAAAGCCTTACCCCGCTGTCCcatcatttttctctgttttgatcATCACAGTCACCTTTTAATTTTCTCATGCATCTCCTTCACCTCCCACGGCTATGGTGAGAACAGTGGCCATTTTGCGTAGATTAGGAAGGGTCGTTTCTAATATGTGGTTGGAGGAAATGTAAGAGATCACAGGGAATGTGACTCTGTCTCCTGGGCAGGGCCTTAAAAAGTTAAAGCGGTCTTTAGCGTTGTGCAGGGAGGATGGGttattatgtgtgtgtctgtgtgtgtttccaAAGGAACTCCCGATTTTGAGATGCGTGTGATGGAGCAAGCACCCTTGACCTAAGAAGCTGCTTCAGATGAAGGCGAACGGTCAACATGGTTGTCATGCACACGAAGAAATGAAGAGAGGTCTGGTGGTGAAacgtacagagagggagacaccagTAAACCTGGAATAAAACCGGAAGATAAATAAACAGCATCagttgtatgtgtttgtgtggcgTTTGTGCAGGGGCTCAGGGTAGATACATCAGGCGCAGCTAGGCTTCTCAGTTCGCTGCCTGGGAGTTACCAGTCCATGGAGAGTTGTAGAGGCGGGGGGAAGTCATACTTTGGGATTGCATCAGAGGATGCAGTTCTTCCTGTGGGATGGGgcttggggaggaaggagaagtaaGAGAAGGGCTGGTTAACTGGGGCCTGTCATTCTTCCAAGGGAAACGTGGAAGTTCAAGGAAAGGGGCTGGTGAGCTAGGGCCTGAGATTGAAATGCTGGAAGTTAATTTTGTTGGATAGTGGTCCTCCATGTAACCTCCCTGTTGCATATCATCAGACACTTTAATGGGATACAATGGGAGGAAGCCTTAACATTTAATTCACTGTTGGACCAGATGCCCTTCTAGTGTATATGAAATTGTGGGGGCATGCTGATTGCATATCCCTGTTGCATATCATCAGGCACTTTAATGGGATACAATGGGAGAAAGCCTTAACGTTTAATTCACTGTTGGACCAGATGCCCTTCTAGTGTATATGAACACAGGGTCTTTTGCTGAGACAATTAGCCTCTCAGGGCTAGGGTTCCAGACAACATCTTAGGACATGGGGGTATAAGGTATATGGAGGGCATGTGGGGAGGTGAGAGAGACACGGGTGGGAAGGCAGTGAGGGTGTTAGTTTGCTCTGGCAAAGGTGACCAGGGGAAAAGGTAACTTTGCTGGGAAACggataagcaaacaaaaacagattcCCTCACATCTGAGTGAGCTCACGtgaactctgttcttttttccggGGGACTCAGTTTGGGTACAAAGGGCACACGGGGAGAGGAGCGAGGTGAGGGGAGTGGGGAGTTGGGGATGTTAAACAGGCAAGTGCCAGGCCACCCAGCTGTGTGCTCTCTGTCCCGTGACGGCACAGTGGTTACTATCCCTATTTTCAGACAGGCTTAAGCCCTTTGCCTAAGGCCCGCTTCAGACCAAGTCCCCAAAAAGTAAACAGTTTTCTCGTGAACACTCTGGTAGCGGTGTCCCGTCCTCGCTGAATGGCTGGACACACTGTGTTTCTACCACAAAGGCACTGTCCTTCTTCTGGGGCCTTGCCAGCACTCCGTGCCCCTGAGGCCAATGGGAAGACCTAGAGCATACCGAGCTCACCCAGGAAGTGGTGAGCGCTTCGGGTGCTCCTTGCCAAGTGGCTGGCTGCTTCCCAGAAGCACGTCTGTCTCTGGACCAGGCAAAGGACAGACTCTGCCACGCACGGAGCAGGGAATGTTCAATGTTTGTCCCCCCAGTGTTCTTCTCTCTTCCCAGATACAGCGGCTCCAACACAGGCATCCCTGAGGGTGGCGTATTGACAGTACCATTTCCGTCCCACATGTTGAGCTCTCACTCCACAACTTTTGGTAGAAGAGCCTTCTCCCAAAAGCCCCAGCTCTTTCCAGGACGAGGGGTTGACAATCAAAGTTCACGGAGCCACGGATGTCCCCTTCAAAGTGCACTGAGTTAGATCGCCTGCTCAGTGTCAGGTTTTGTATTTGAACATCTACACCCCAGCTATGCCCCTTCTACAGTGGAGACATCCGAAGGTCTAGAAGGCAAGGCTTGGCCTCTGCCAGCTGCTGTCCCCACAGCCACCCCACAGACACTGTGGAAACAGGTCTTCTCAGCTTCTTGAACTGTAAACCTCAAGGAACCCTGGGGGCTCCCGCATGCTGGTCCCTGTCTTTCCTGGTGCTGGTAAAAATAAACTATGCTCTAATAACCCTGCAGTGGGAGTGGGACAGCATATTGGTGCGTGGTCTTAGGGGACCTCAGACGGGGCTTGTTCTAAGGACTCCAGGGTATTTATCCACATCCACAACATTTGGTAAGGTCTTGCAAAGGACTTAAACACCAAAGAAAAGGTTGGGACAGGGTCCCCCAACTCCTAATATCTCCTGCCAGTGCTTAGGTACCAAGGCTATGCTTAGGTCTGACCTGTCCTGGAGTGAAGCGGGGCAGACGTTCATGGAACAGGTAGCGGAACTGTAAACAGTGGACGGTTGACTTGATTGTCATTCTCTGGAGACTTGGCATGATGTGTGCCCCAGAGGCTATAGCTTACTGAGTTTCCTCCTGGGCTACAGAGCTTAGACGTAGGTGTGACCCGGTCTCTTAAGGGCTTTCACGTGGGACCTAATATCTAGGTGCGAGTAGATTGAATGCACAGTTGCACAAGTTGCCTAAGGTTTTCTTCCATTGAATTTCAGGGCATGTGAGGCCCAGCAGATTACTGATCAATCTATGAGCATTCTGGCTCAATCACTCTGAGCCGCATTGGTGTTTCCTGGTCTCTGGACATGTTCATGT
Encoded proteins:
- the LOC137757657 gene encoding testis-specific Y-encoded protein 3-like is translated as MGTSGLGVACSSFLPPGHACLVAKAQSQVRMGSKAGPGEGGTAQGPWVILGVGGGPQEAGARGSPGVVREGELAGIMQVFWLPVEDIMEEMEVVMEEEEQEQQEEQMLEEPGPSPKSAPSPLEALEAVQLELEPLNRECSRACARLNLRTLGRRKTYLEHRSTIIQSIPGFWVKVFVNHPQMSATMGDLDKDMLSYMTNLKVEKLRYPSDCCKIVLFFRNNRYFQNEVVVKEYLINVTGYMAAHSTRIQWHRHFKSEAYSRRHHSSSHDFFRWFCDHSFAGSSRIAEIISEDLWPNPLRYYPREEGTTGTGSPHIP